The Salinispora tropica CNB-440 genome has a window encoding:
- a CDS encoding 16S rRNA (uracil(1498)-N(3))-methyltransferase, giving the protein MSAPLFLVESLPTAETATLNGPEGHHAATVQRLRAGEELLLADGCGGTAVAVVTAVGKGALELRITSRDHVDAPAHRLVVVQGLAKGERGELAVQAMTEVGVDTIVPWTAGRSVTQWRGDRGVRARGKWVATAREAAKQARRAWLPVVAGAPAEDTSAVARRIAQAAAAFVLHEQAGERLVTAELPDRGEIVLVVGPEGGVAPGELAAFAEAGARTVRLGSSVLRTSTAGVAALSVLAARLGRW; this is encoded by the coding sequence GTGTCCGCGCCGCTGTTCCTGGTCGAATCGTTGCCCACCGCCGAGACGGCCACCCTGAACGGGCCGGAGGGCCATCACGCCGCGACCGTGCAGCGGTTGCGGGCGGGTGAGGAACTGCTGCTCGCTGACGGCTGCGGCGGCACCGCCGTCGCCGTGGTCACGGCGGTGGGCAAGGGTGCGCTGGAGCTTCGGATCACCTCCCGGGACCACGTGGACGCCCCCGCCCACCGGCTCGTCGTCGTTCAGGGGCTGGCCAAGGGGGAGCGGGGTGAGCTGGCCGTGCAGGCGATGACCGAGGTCGGGGTGGACACGATCGTTCCCTGGACGGCCGGGCGCTCGGTCACCCAGTGGCGGGGCGATCGGGGGGTACGTGCCCGGGGGAAGTGGGTCGCCACCGCGCGGGAGGCCGCGAAGCAAGCCCGCCGGGCCTGGCTGCCGGTGGTGGCCGGCGCACCGGCCGAGGACACCTCCGCGGTGGCCCGCCGGATCGCCCAGGCTGCGGCGGCGTTCGTCCTGCACGAGCAGGCGGGGGAACGTCTGGTCACCGCGGAGCTGCCCGACCGCGGCGAGATCGTGCTGGTGGTCGGACCCGAGGGGGGTGTTGCCCCGGGCGAGCTGGCCGCCTTCGCCGAGGCCGGAGCTCGGACGGTGCGCCTGGGCTCGTCGGTGCTGCGTACCTCCACCGCCGGGGTGGCGGCGCTTTCGGTGCTCGCCGCCCGTCTTGGCCGCTGGTAG
- a CDS encoding histidine triad nucleotide-binding protein — MSTTDCLFCRIVAGEIPATVVRQTGTTLAFRDIDPKAPVHVLVIPKEHYADVATLAEGDPGLAAEVLATAAAVAEEEGLLGDGFRLLFNTGAYGGQEVFHVHAHLVGGAPLGPMLTGNLT; from the coding sequence GTGAGCACAACTGACTGTCTGTTCTGCCGGATCGTCGCCGGTGAGATTCCTGCCACTGTCGTCCGGCAAACCGGGACGACCCTCGCGTTCCGTGACATCGATCCGAAGGCTCCGGTGCACGTGCTGGTGATCCCGAAGGAGCACTACGCCGACGTGGCCACCCTGGCGGAGGGGGACCCGGGGCTCGCCGCTGAGGTGCTCGCCACCGCCGCCGCGGTGGCCGAGGAGGAGGGTCTGCTCGGCGACGGGTTCCGGCTGCTCTTCAACACCGGGGCGTACGGCGGCCAGGAGGTCTTCCACGTCCACGCACACCTGGTCGGTGGTGCGCCGCTCGGGCCGATGCTGACCGGTAACCTCACCTGA
- a CDS encoding PhoH family protein encodes MTSTPPPGPPRVQTRITVPEPKIMVNLLGAGDEILRLVERSVNSDVHVRGNEITITGAPADNALAERLFGELIELIEKGETLTTDAVRRTVGMLEQGSAERPADVLTLNILSRRGRTIRPKTLGQKRYVDAIDAHTIVFGIGPAGTGKTYLAMAKAVQTLQAKQVNRIILTRPAVEAGERLGFLPGTLNEKIDPYLRPLYDALHDMLDPESIPKLMAAGTIEVAPLAYMRGRTLNDAFIILDEAQNTTPEQMKMFLTRLGFGSRIVVTGDVTQVDLPGGTTSGLRVVREILTDVADVHFAQLSSSDVVRHRLVGEIVDAYARWDVERENQQAKSVPAVPGRPTQGGRAGRRR; translated from the coding sequence ATGACCAGCACCCCACCGCCCGGCCCGCCCCGGGTGCAGACCAGGATTACCGTCCCGGAACCGAAGATCATGGTGAATCTCCTCGGTGCGGGGGACGAGATCCTGCGACTGGTCGAGCGCTCCGTGAACAGTGATGTGCATGTTCGGGGTAACGAGATCACGATCACCGGCGCACCCGCGGACAACGCTCTCGCCGAGCGGCTCTTCGGCGAACTGATCGAACTCATCGAGAAAGGTGAGACGCTGACCACCGACGCCGTCCGGCGCACCGTTGGCATGCTCGAGCAGGGCAGCGCCGAGCGGCCCGCCGATGTCCTGACGCTCAACATCCTCTCCCGGCGTGGTCGCACCATCCGCCCCAAGACGCTCGGGCAGAAGCGTTACGTCGACGCGATCGACGCGCACACCATCGTCTTCGGCATCGGCCCGGCTGGCACCGGCAAGACCTACCTGGCGATGGCGAAGGCGGTCCAGACGCTGCAGGCCAAGCAGGTCAACCGGATCATCCTCACCCGGCCGGCGGTCGAGGCGGGCGAGCGGCTGGGCTTCCTGCCCGGCACGCTGAACGAGAAGATCGACCCGTATCTGCGACCGTTGTACGACGCGCTGCACGACATGCTCGACCCGGAGTCGATTCCGAAGCTGATGGCGGCGGGCACGATCGAGGTGGCGCCGCTGGCGTACATGCGGGGTCGGACGCTCAACGACGCGTTCATCATCCTGGACGAGGCGCAGAACACCACGCCCGAGCAGATGAAGATGTTTCTCACCCGGCTCGGCTTCGGTTCCAGGATCGTTGTCACCGGCGACGTCACCCAGGTGGACCTCCCCGGCGGAACGACCAGCGGCCTGCGGGTCGTCCGGGAGATCCTCACCGATGTGGCGGACGTGCACTTCGCCCAGCTCTCCAGCTCGGACGTGGTCCGGCACCGGCTGGTCGGGGAGATCGTTGACGCGTACGCCCGCTGGGACGTGGAGCGGGAAAATCAGCAGGCGAAGAGCGTGCCGGCGGTGCCCGGGCGGCCCACCCAGGGCGGCCGCGCCGGCCGGCGTCGCTAA
- the ybeY gene encoding rRNA maturation RNase YbeY, whose amino-acid sequence MSIEIANESGADVDTDAVLAVARHALDEMGVNQLAELSVLLVDIDYMAELNHRWMGGDGPTDVLAFPMDEGSVDHGPGENAAAGAEPALLGDIVLCPEVAAKQAVTAGHSTADELHLLTVHGVLHLLGYDHAEPEEEREMFALQARLLASWRSTRSR is encoded by the coding sequence GTGTCCATCGAGATTGCCAACGAGTCCGGGGCCGACGTCGACACCGACGCGGTGCTCGCCGTTGCCCGGCACGCCCTCGACGAAATGGGGGTCAATCAGCTCGCCGAGCTGTCCGTGCTGCTTGTCGATATCGACTACATGGCCGAGTTGAACCACCGCTGGATGGGCGGGGACGGCCCCACCGATGTCCTCGCCTTCCCGATGGACGAGGGCAGCGTTGACCACGGTCCGGGGGAGAACGCCGCCGCCGGCGCCGAGCCGGCGTTGCTCGGTGACATCGTGCTCTGCCCCGAGGTGGCCGCGAAGCAGGCGGTCACCGCAGGTCACTCCACCGCCGACGAGCTGCATCTACTCACCGTGCACGGGGTGCTGCACCTGCTCGGCTACGACCACGCGGAGCCGGAGGAGGAACGGGAGATGTTCGCCC